From a single Flavobacterium sp. genomic region:
- a CDS encoding DedA family protein, with protein MDNFHWTKLFNPEFYITMEIGGIPVGIYMVLFIVFAETGLFAGFFLPGDSLLFLSGIYSRELVETFFMIPSDLSNVTILALLIATAATLGNVFGYWFGAKSGQFLYNKEDSFFFKKKYLYESQAFFEKHGGKAIIFARFLPIVRTFVPIIAGIVHMPKSKFMFYNVLSSLLWSFLLVFAGHYLYGLFNEELGIDLKKHIETIILILIAVTSFPLIMKAIKARKKPTN; from the coding sequence ATGGATAATTTTCATTGGACCAAACTTTTTAATCCTGAATTCTATATTACAATGGAAATCGGTGGAATTCCTGTTGGAATTTATATGGTTTTGTTTATTGTTTTTGCAGAAACTGGTTTGTTTGCTGGATTCTTTTTACCAGGTGATAGTTTGTTATTTCTTTCAGGAATTTACAGCCGTGAGTTAGTAGAAACCTTTTTCATGATTCCAAGTGATTTATCGAATGTTACTATTTTAGCTTTATTAATTGCTACTGCGGCAACTTTAGGAAATGTTTTCGGCTATTGGTTTGGTGCAAAAAGCGGTCAATTTTTATACAATAAAGAAGATAGTTTCTTTTTCAAAAAGAAATATTTATATGAGTCACAAGCATTTTTTGAAAAACACGGCGGAAAAGCTATCATATTTGCTCGTTTTTTACCTATCGTTAGAACATTTGTGCCCATTATTGCCGGAATTGTGCACATGCCAAAAAGCAAATTTATGTTCTATAACGTGTTAAGTTCGCTATTATGGTCGTTCCTATTGGTTTTTGCGGGACATTATTTATATGGATTGTTTAATGAAGAATTAGGAATTGATTTAAAGAAACATATAGAAACCATTATTTTAATTTTAATTGCTGTAACCTCGTTTCCATTGATAATGAAAGCGATTAAAGCAAGAAAAAAGCCTACGAATTAA
- a CDS encoding TlpA disulfide reductase family protein gives MRIYLLLTTLFFTQLFSAQNVTKKITLIFKKSNYHFEETSGFKRMNALVNYSEFNSYKETYLSPNNREKNDTIELNIESDKIFLIHNWKELNKSSRVILYTNDLVEIDYENGYPNFKIVNREVKPFDLNLEQQLNLSFPIDNYVFFQNNKRSRNSKEEKEYKTELANFIQNSIIALDELLNSEKISKETYDSQLNYITFYSLNTDTKTNFSDYQNNLKNEALIWIKSYRFFLELYVKNEFKIKKYEKEIKDFELKTANNKTKTKDISMQYEDNENSFLQIEKSDLLSAKAKEYLLYVYLNRIAKTDSQKLSAYIAIFKKYSNDDKLIEGFESAFLVNVEALKQNTSEVILYDENKKATSLSAIIEANKGKVIYIDFWASWCAPCRAALPASRKLHDEYKNVVFLYLSTDSNFEAWKKANQFEILTENSYCIINPKTSEYLKKLAIDFIPRYVLLDTKGEISNPKAPSPDSDKIKQELNSLLQIK, from the coding sequence ATGAGAATTTATTTACTTTTAACAACATTGTTTTTTACACAACTTTTTTCAGCACAAAATGTGACTAAAAAAATTACGCTTATTTTTAAAAAAAGTAATTATCATTTTGAAGAAACCTCCGGATTTAAAAGAATGAATGCATTAGTTAATTATTCAGAATTTAACTCGTACAAGGAAACTTATCTGTCGCCAAATAACAGAGAGAAAAATGACACAATAGAATTGAATATTGAATCGGACAAGATTTTTTTAATCCACAATTGGAAAGAATTGAACAAAAGTTCACGAGTTATTTTGTACACCAATGACCTGGTTGAAATTGATTATGAGAATGGTTATCCTAATTTCAAAATAGTAAACCGCGAAGTAAAACCGTTTGATTTGAATTTAGAACAGCAATTAAATCTTAGTTTTCCGATTGATAATTATGTCTTTTTTCAAAACAATAAAAGAAGTAGAAACTCAAAAGAAGAAAAGGAATATAAAACGGAATTAGCAAACTTTATCCAGAATTCTATAATAGCATTGGATGAACTTTTAAATTCGGAGAAAATTTCAAAAGAAACGTATGATTCTCAATTGAATTATATCACATTTTACTCCTTAAACACAGATACAAAAACAAATTTCTCTGATTATCAAAATAACCTTAAAAATGAAGCACTAATTTGGATAAAATCGTATCGCTTTTTCTTAGAATTATATGTGAAAAATGAATTTAAAATCAAGAAATACGAAAAAGAAATTAAAGATTTTGAACTAAAAACTGCTAACAACAAAACAAAAACCAAAGATATTAGCATGCAATATGAAGATAACGAAAATAGTTTCCTTCAAATTGAAAAATCGGACTTGCTTTCTGCTAAAGCGAAAGAATATTTATTGTATGTCTACTTAAATAGAATTGCAAAAACAGATTCGCAAAAGCTATCTGCTTATATTGCAATCTTTAAAAAATATTCGAACGATGACAAATTGATAGAAGGTTTTGAAAGTGCTTTTTTAGTCAATGTAGAAGCGTTAAAACAAAATACTTCTGAAGTCATTTTGTATGATGAGAACAAAAAAGCAACCAGCTTATCGGCGATTATTGAAGCTAATAAAGGAAAAGTAATCTATATTGATTTTTGGGCTAGTTGGTGTGCGCCATGTAGAGCTGCGCTTCCAGCTTCAAGAAAATTACATGATGAATATAAAAATGTTGTTTTTTTATATTTGTCTACCGATTCTAATTTTGAAGCATGGAAAAAAGCAAATCAATTTGAAATATTAACAGAGAACAGTTATTGCATCATCAATCCAAAAACTTCTGAATACTTAAAAAAACTGGCTATTGATTTTATTCCAAGATATGTATTATTAGATACGAAGGGAGAAATATCAAATCCAAAAGCACCTTCACCTGATTCTGATAAAATTAAGCAAGAGTTGAACTCCTTGTTACAAATTAAATAA
- a CDS encoding FAD-dependent oxidoreductase has protein sequence MQLSYWELKNWFSNVDFTIVGSGIVGLNTALALRERFPVAKILILEKGILPQGASTKNAGFACFGSISEIIDDLKTHTEEEVIQLIQKRYAGLQLLRKNLGDSIIDLKPYGGYELFLKEDESYYNECIQKISFINDIIKPLFKTDVFSKEVDRFNFGGIFENLIFNPFEAQIDTGNMMQALLKKAHQNDILILNSQTVTNFEEVNDAVEVVTNGITFKTNKLLFTTNGFASQLTNNQVQPARAQVLITKPIPNLDIRGTFHLDKGYFYFRNINDRILFGGGRNLDFAGETTTSHDTTELIQNRLEELLKTVILPHQKFEIEHRWSGTMGVGTHKKPIVEQLSNNVYCGVRMGGMGVAIGSLVGQELADLI, from the coding sequence ATGCAACTTAGTTATTGGGAATTAAAAAATTGGTTTTCAAATGTTGATTTTACTATCGTAGGTAGTGGAATTGTTGGTTTAAATACTGCATTAGCGCTGCGCGAACGATTTCCCGTTGCTAAAATTTTAATTCTTGAAAAAGGAATTTTACCACAAGGCGCTAGTACAAAAAATGCTGGTTTTGCTTGTTTTGGAAGTATTTCCGAAATCATAGACGATTTAAAAACCCATACTGAAGAAGAAGTAATTCAACTCATTCAAAAACGATATGCAGGTTTGCAATTGCTTCGAAAAAATCTCGGAGATTCTATAATTGATCTAAAACCTTACGGTGGTTACGAGCTATTTTTAAAAGAAGATGAATCGTATTATAACGAATGTATTCAAAAGATTTCTTTTATCAACGACATCATAAAACCACTTTTTAAAACGGATGTTTTCTCAAAAGAAGTAGACCGATTTAATTTTGGAGGCATTTTTGAAAACTTGATTTTCAATCCGTTTGAAGCACAAATCGATACAGGAAATATGATGCAGGCTTTACTAAAAAAAGCACATCAAAACGATATTCTGATTTTGAACAGTCAAACCGTAACAAATTTTGAAGAAGTAAATGATGCAGTTGAGGTTGTAACCAACGGAATCACCTTTAAAACAAATAAATTATTGTTCACGACAAATGGTTTTGCTTCGCAATTAACTAACAATCAAGTGCAACCCGCAAGAGCCCAAGTGTTAATTACAAAACCAATTCCGAATTTAGATATTAGAGGCACTTTTCACTTAGATAAAGGTTATTTTTATTTTAGAAATATCAATGATAGAATTCTTTTTGGTGGTGGAAGAAACTTAGATTTTGCAGGCGAAACCACAACTTCGCACGATACAACAGAATTGATTCAAAATCGTTTGGAAGAGTTGTTAAAAACAGTAATTTTACCCCATCAAAAGTTTGAAATTGAACACCGATGGAGCGGTACAATGGGTGTGGGAACACATAAAAAACCAATCGTAGAACAACTTTCAAATAATGTCTATTGTGGAGTACGTATGGGAGGAATGGGTGTTGCCATAGGCAGTTTAGTCGGACAAGAATTAGCAGATTTAATATAG
- the mtgA gene encoding monofunctional biosynthetic peptidoglycan transglycosylase — protein MAKKITSSKKSPTKKRTTGQKIVRFFWLLFLWFNIISFFVVLLLKFVPVPFTPLMGMRALEHNEEGKDMVCSHDWVPIEEISLNLQKAVIASEDGRFLEHSGFDFEAMQKAFQNNQKGKRLKGGSTISQQTAKNVFLWQGRSYVRKGLEAYYTVLIELIWGKKRIMEVYLNSIEMGDGVYGAEAAAKHWYRKDASSLTRYEAAGIAAILPSPRRYKASNSSSYINRRKAKISREISYVKLKY, from the coding sequence ATGGCAAAAAAAATCACTTCAAGTAAAAAGTCACCTACAAAAAAAAGAACTACAGGTCAAAAGATAGTACGTTTCTTTTGGTTGCTTTTTTTATGGTTTAATATTATTAGTTTTTTCGTTGTTTTGCTATTGAAATTTGTTCCAGTTCCATTTACACCACTTATGGGAATGAGAGCTTTAGAACACAATGAAGAAGGAAAAGACATGGTTTGCAGTCACGACTGGGTGCCAATAGAAGAAATTTCATTGAATCTTCAAAAAGCAGTTATTGCTAGCGAAGATGGTCGTTTTTTAGAACATTCTGGTTTCGATTTTGAAGCTATGCAAAAAGCTTTCCAGAATAATCAAAAAGGGAAACGTTTAAAAGGCGGAAGTACCATTTCACAACAAACGGCAAAAAATGTTTTTCTTTGGCAAGGCAGAAGTTATGTTCGAAAAGGTTTAGAAGCTTATTATACTGTTTTAATTGAACTAATTTGGGGTAAAAAACGCATCATGGAAGTTTATTTGAATAGTATTGAAATGGGTGATGGCGTTTATGGAGCAGAAGCAGCAGCAAAACATTGGTACAGAAAAGATGCTTCTAGTTTAACTCGTTATGAAGCAGCAGGAATAGCAGCCATATTACCGAGTCCAAGAAGGTATAAAGCATCCAATTCTTCTTCCTACATCAATAGAAGAAAGGCGAAAATTAGTAGAGAAATTAGTTATGTAAAATTAAAATATTGA
- a CDS encoding SDR family NAD(P)-dependent oxidoreductase, giving the protein MKKTVLITGAAGGIGKQTALFFADKGWNVIATMLSLDEAESLKFHSNIKCYELDVACSESIESAKQKIILENPKIDVIINNAGVGYRSFVELSEDKKIDAIININWLGVVKVCRAFIPVFRVQKSGLFINISSIAGLVNLPLGSFYHSTKQAVESFSECMAYELYDLNIKVCTVQFGNAPTSFQKNVTKCSTTSVKSYNDLMNKVTDLLQKKSNKNTTLTPLIINKLYKIAENPNKEFRRYTIGFDANLMKFLRRGLGYKLFNCLIRKYTLK; this is encoded by the coding sequence TTGAAAAAAACAGTATTAATCACTGGAGCAGCTGGTGGAATTGGAAAGCAAACAGCACTTTTTTTTGCAGATAAAGGTTGGAATGTAATTGCTACGATGTTATCTCTTGATGAAGCAGAAAGTTTAAAATTTCATTCCAATATTAAATGCTATGAATTAGATGTAGCTTGTTCTGAAAGTATAGAATCTGCTAAGCAAAAAATTATTCTTGAAAATCCAAAAATCGATGTAATTATTAATAATGCGGGTGTTGGTTATAGAAGTTTTGTAGAACTCTCAGAAGATAAAAAAATAGATGCTATTATAAATATAAATTGGTTGGGAGTTGTTAAGGTTTGTAGAGCTTTTATTCCTGTTTTTAGAGTACAAAAAAGCGGACTTTTTATTAATATATCTTCTATTGCGGGGTTGGTTAATCTACCTTTAGGAAGTTTTTATCATTCCACAAAGCAAGCGGTTGAAAGTTTTTCAGAATGCATGGCATACGAATTGTATGATTTAAATATAAAAGTTTGTACTGTTCAATTTGGAAATGCACCCACTTCTTTTCAAAAAAATGTCACTAAATGCTCTACTACTTCTGTAAAGTCATATAATGATTTGATGAATAAAGTAACTGATTTACTTCAAAAAAAATCAAATAAAAACACAACCCTAACGCCGTTAATTATTAATAAATTATACAAAATCGCAGAAAATCCCAATAAAGAATTTAGAAGATATACGATTGGTTTTGACGCGAATTTGATGAAATTTCTTCGAAGAGGATTAGGTTACAAACTGTTCAATTGTCTAATTAGAAAATATACCCTGAAATAA